The Myxococcales bacterium genome includes the window CTCGCCGTCGTAGCCGGCAACGGTTGCCACTGGGCCAAACACTTCGTTCGCATGCATTGCCGCACAATCGGCCGCGCGTGGCGCAACCCGCAGCACCGCGCCGACAAAATACCCTTTGCCCGCGGGCACATGCTGCGGCGTCACCGCGCCCGCCTCGCCAAACACCGGCTGCGTGCTTTCAGCCAAACGCGCAATGCCGGTGAGCACATCGCGTTGTTGCGTTTTTGTCGCAACCGGCCCCATGCGGACGCCTTCGTGTGCCGGGTCGCCAACCACCACCGCCGCCAGCCGTTCGCCCAGCGCATCGCATACCTCGCGCAGGCGATCGTGCGGCACCAGCACGCGGCGAATGGCCGTGCACTTTTGTCCGGTTTTTTGCGTCATGTCGCGCGCGACATCGGCGAGAAACAGTCCCCACGTCTCGCCGCCAACTTCAACATCTGGCGCAAGCACGGCGGCGTTGACGCTATCGGCCTCGGCGCACAGTCGCAGACCGCGGGTGGTGACCGCAGCATGCGATCGCAAGGTCGCGGCGGTATCGCTCGAGCCGGTAAACGCCAGCACGTCGCGGCCATCGAGCAAATCGGGCAGGCTGCGCGCCGAGCCGCAAAGTAGTTGCAACACGCCCGCAGGTAACACCGGCGCCGCGAGCTCGACGACTCGATGGGTCACAAGGCACGTCGCCGTCGCGGGCTTGCCAATGATCGGCATGCCAGCGAGCAGGGCCGTGGCGGCTTTTTCGGCCAGGCCCCATGCTGGAAAATTGAACGCGTTAATCAATACCGCGACGCCCGGCTTGGTCGCGTAAACGTGTTGCCCGACCAAGCGCGCCGTGCGCCCAACCTGCACCGGCGCGTAATCGGGCAAAAAATGCGTGTTACCTAGCATCTTGGCGAGGTCGGCGTAATACGAAAGCGTGCCGCTCGCGCCGTCGATATCAAATTTGGCATCGCCGCGCGTATTGCCGCCATTGGCGATCGCCAGTGTTATCAATTCCTCGCGCGCATCGGCGATCGCCTTAGCAAACGCCGCCAGCAACTCGCCGCGCTGTGCAAACGTCAGCGCCGCCAGCGCCGCCGCGCCATCGCGCCTGGCAAACGCCACCGCGCCCGCTAAATCGTAGCCTTCGGCATGCACCTGCGCCAGCGGGGCCTCGGTGGCGGGATTCACCAAAATTGTGGCGTCGCCGTGGCCGGGCTGCCAGCTGCCGCAGAGAAAGCTCGCGAGCGTTTTCATCGCCTTAGGTTGTAGGCCAAACGCGCCAACTGAGGTTGGTTCATCGTCACTGTCCGTGCCGCCTTCCGGGCTGCTGTGGTAACCCTACCGACCGGGGCGCGATGGCAGACTTTACGCATCTTCATTTGCACACGCAGTACAGCCTGCTCGACGGCGCCATCCGCGTCAAAGATCTCTTCCCCAAGCTCGCCGAACTCGGCCAAAAAACCGTCGCCGTGACCGACCACGGAAACATGTTCGGCGCCATCGATATCTATACCGAGGCCAAGGCGCACGACGTCAAGCTCATCTTTGGCTGCGAAACCTACGTTGCCGCCACCGACCGCTTTGACCGCACCAACCGCCGCAACTTTCACACCGTGCTGCTCGCCAAAAACGAGGTCGGCTACAAGAACCTCACCTATCTCAACTCGATGGGCTATCTCGAAGGGTTTTACTACAACCCGCGCATCGACAAGGCCTTGCTTAAAGAGCGCAGCGAAGGTCTCATCGGTATGTCGGCGTGCCTTGGCGGCGAGATCGCGCAGACCTTAGAAAAAAACGGCGTCGCTGCGGCCGAAGAGACCGCCAAGGAATACGCCAGCATGTTCGCGCCCGGCGATTTCTATCTCGAACTCATGCCCACCAAAACGCCGGAGCAGCAGACGCTCAACGGCGAGCTCATCCGCATGGGCCGCAAGCTCGGCATTCCGCTCGTCGCCAGCAACGACTGCCATTACGTCAACCAGGCCGACGCCACCGCGCACGACGTGCTCATGGCCATCCAAACCGGCAAGAGCCTTAACGACGAGAAACGCCTCAAGCACACCGTCGATAGCTATTACATCAAGTCCGGCGCCGAAATGAACCAGGCGTTTATGGATTGCCCCGAGGCGATCGAGAACACCGCTAAGATTGCCGCGGAATGCAACGTCAAGCTCAAGCTCGACCAGACCTATCTGCCGCACTACAAGGTGCCCGAGGGCCAGTCGCTCGACAGCTACATGGCGCACATCGTCGACGAGGGGCTGACGCGCCGCTTTCGCGAATTTGCCGCCATCGGCCGCGCCTTTGATGCCGACGAATATCGCGAGCGCTGCAAGGTCGAGCTCGGCGTTATCGCGCGCATGGGCTTTTCCGGCTACTTCCTCATCGTTTGGGACTTTATCAAGTGGGCCAAGGACCACGGCATTCCAGTGGGCCCGGGCCGCGGTTCGGGCGCGGGTAGCTGCGTCGCCTATGCCATGCGCATCACCGACATTGACCCACTCGAGTTCAAGCTGCTGTTTGAGCGCTTCCTCAACCCCGAGCGCGTCAGCATGCCCGACTTCGACGTCGACTTCTGCATGAACCGGCGCGATGAGGTCATCAAGTACGTCCAAGAAAAATACGGCCGCGATCACGTCGGCCAGATCGCGACCTTTCACCAATTAAAAGCACGCGGCGTCATCCGCGACATCGCGCGCGTCATGGATATTCCGTACGCCGAGGCCGACAAGCTCGCCAAGCTGGTGCCCGAGCCGGTGCAAGGAAAATCTATGTCGGTGCGCGAGGCCATCGAGGCCGAGCCCGAGCTTAAAAAACTCTACGGCGAATCCAAGCTGCACCGCGACCTGCTCGACATCGCCGCCGGCCTCGAAGGCCTCAACCGCCACGCCGGCATGCATGCCGCGGGCGTGGTGATTGCCGAAGAGCCGCTGTGGAACTACGTGCCGTGTTTTCGCGGCCAAAACGGCGAAATTGTCAGCCAGTTCGCGATGAAAGAGGCCGAGAAGGCCGGCCTGGTCAAGTTCGACTTTCTGGGCCTTAAGACGCTCACGGTCATTCAAACCGCGGTCAAGCTCATCAACACGCAGCGCCCGGCGGATCAGCCGTTTGACATCGACCTCATCCCCAAGGAGGACGCCGAGGTCTACAAGATGATCTCGCGCGGCGACACCACCGGCGTGTTCCAGCTCGAATCGTCGGGTTTTCGCGAAATCCTCAAGAAGCTCAAGCCCGACTGCCTCGAAGACATTGTCGCTGCCGTCGCGCTATATCGTCCAGGTCCGCTCGAGGGCGGCATGGTCGACGATTTCATCGATCGCAAACACGGCCGCAAAAAAGTCGAGTTCCCGCATCCGGATCTCGCGCTGGTGCTCGCCGACACGTACGGCGTCATTGTCTACCAGGAACAGGTGATGCAAATCGCCCAGGTGCTCGCCGGCTACAGCCTGGGCCGCGCAGATTTGCTTCGCCGCGCCATGGGCAAGAAGCAAAAAGAAGTCATGGACAAGGAGAAGGCGGGCTTCGTGCAAGGCGCGATTGGCCGCGGCGTCGACGCTGCCATCGCCGAGGGCGTCTTCGACCTCATTGCCTTTTTTGCCGGCTACGGCTTTAACCGCTCGCACTCGGCAGCCTACGGGTGGATTACCTACCAGACCGCGTATCTTAAGCATCACTATCCGCATGAGTTCATGGCGGGGCTAATGTCCTGCGACGCCGACAACGTCGACAACATCGTCAAGTTCATCGCCGAGGCGCGCTCCATGGGGCTCACCGTCGAGCGCCCGTGCGTCAACGAATCGGTCGCCGACTTCGGCGTGTTGGTGCGGCCAGACGGCAGCAAGATCATTCAATTTGGCATGGGCGCGGTCAAGGGCGTGGGGCTCAACGCGGTCGATTGCATCATTGAGTCGCGCCAGGCCGACGGCGGCTTTGCGTCGATCTATGAATTCTGCCGCCGCGTCGATACGCAAAAGGCCAACCGCCGCGTCATTGAGCAACTCATCAAGGCCGGCGCGTTCGACAAGGTGGCGACAAAAGCCGGCGTTGACCGCGCGCGCCTCACGGCGGCGCTTGACCAGGCGATCGAGCGCGGAGCGTCGGACCAGCGCGACCGCAAATCGGGTCAGACGTCGCTGTTTGGCCTGATGACCGCCGCGCCTGCGGCTGCGTCCGGCAGCGCCAATGAGCAAGAAACCTATCCCGAGGTTGAGACGTGGCCTCCCAAGCAGCTCTTGGCGCTCGAAAAGGAAGCCTTGGGCTTCTATATTTCAGGCCACCCGCTCGATCGGTTTCGCAATGAGCTCGCCAAGTGGGCCTCGGCGACGCTCGCCGAGATCCACGAGGGCAAGCGCAGCGCCGGCGAGCAGCACGTCGGCGGCATCGTGTCGCAGTATCGCGAGATTCTCACCAAAAAGGGCGACCGCATGGCGCGCTTTGTCCTCGAAGACGCCACAGGCAGCATGGAGGTCGTGGTGTTTCCCAAGACGTTCGAGCGCACGCGCAGCGTCTTGGTGTCCGATGAGCCAATCTTGTGCACCGGCAAGCTGCAAAACGAAGGCAGCGCCGAGCAGCACGACTGGAAGATGTTTCTCGAGAATGCGCAGCCGATCGCGGACTTGCGCCTTGAGAAAACCAAGCGCCTCGACATCGCGATTGACGTCGAAGCGGTGTCCGAGCAGACCATCCTCGATCTCAAGGCGATCTTTGCAACCAACCCAGGTAGCTGTCCGCTCTACTTGCGCGTCAAAATTCCCCGCCGGTCCGAGACCGTCATTGCCCTGGGCGATGCCTGGAACGTCTCGCCGTCCGACGAACTTCTCGCCCGACTCGACGCGCTATTTGGCGCACGCGTCGCGACCTTTGCGTAGACAAGATGGTTTGACGGCCGACCATCTTGTCTAGGCCGAGGCGCTAAGCCGCTGAAATCAATTCATAACTCGCCGCGTCGCAGCGGCGCTGCAAAAACACGGGCCAGGCTGATTTTAAAGTTTGATTCAGCAACCAAAAAGCATAATCTCCTCCATCGGCTAATTGGCTGACGGGGAGACACCATGACAACTGTGCTCAAATTTGGTCGTTCCATAACCATCGCGCTCGCCGCCTTGACGTTTGTCGGGATCGTCGGCGGAATTGCCGGATGCGCCTCTGCAGGCGAAGAAGATATCGATCCGGTGACCGTGCCAAATCCACCGCCGCCACCGCCAACCCCTGATGCGTCGCAACCCGATGCTCCGACCGTCCCCGATGCGCCGGTAATTCCAGATGCCCCCACGGGCACGGGGCAAGAGGGCGAAGCCTGCACCAGCAACGGCGAGTGCGCCCCCTCGTTGTGCTGCTTTGGCCCCGACTTCGGCCTGCCCGGAATGTGTTCACCAGGCGAAGTAATTCCAGGCCTCGGCTGCTTTCCGTTTTAACGCGTAGCAAGAAGGCGTTTAGTTGATAGCCGAAGTCCTGCGCGGTAGGCTGCCATTATGCGCAGCCTCGCTACTATTGTAACCGCGACGTGGCTGGTGCTTGGCGCTGCTTGCCAATCGCCCAAGTCGCGAACTCTGTTGCCACCGGTGCCGCAGACGGGCGACGTCGCAGCGAGGTCGCGCTTCTCAGAGCTTAAGCGCCAGTTCGAGCAGGACGGCCACGTCGCGCCCGACGAGTTTCAGGTAGTCGCCACGGAGTTTCCTGACGATCCCATCGCGCCGCATGCCTTGCTCTACGCC containing:
- the dnaE gene encoding DNA polymerase III subunit alpha, producing MADFTHLHLHTQYSLLDGAIRVKDLFPKLAELGQKTVAVTDHGNMFGAIDIYTEAKAHDVKLIFGCETYVAATDRFDRTNRRNFHTVLLAKNEVGYKNLTYLNSMGYLEGFYYNPRIDKALLKERSEGLIGMSACLGGEIAQTLEKNGVAAAEETAKEYASMFAPGDFYLELMPTKTPEQQTLNGELIRMGRKLGIPLVASNDCHYVNQADATAHDVLMAIQTGKSLNDEKRLKHTVDSYYIKSGAEMNQAFMDCPEAIENTAKIAAECNVKLKLDQTYLPHYKVPEGQSLDSYMAHIVDEGLTRRFREFAAIGRAFDADEYRERCKVELGVIARMGFSGYFLIVWDFIKWAKDHGIPVGPGRGSGAGSCVAYAMRITDIDPLEFKLLFERFLNPERVSMPDFDVDFCMNRRDEVIKYVQEKYGRDHVGQIATFHQLKARGVIRDIARVMDIPYAEADKLAKLVPEPVQGKSMSVREAIEAEPELKKLYGESKLHRDLLDIAAGLEGLNRHAGMHAAGVVIAEEPLWNYVPCFRGQNGEIVSQFAMKEAEKAGLVKFDFLGLKTLTVIQTAVKLINTQRPADQPFDIDLIPKEDAEVYKMISRGDTTGVFQLESSGFREILKKLKPDCLEDIVAAVALYRPGPLEGGMVDDFIDRKHGRKKVEFPHPDLALVLADTYGVIVYQEQVMQIAQVLAGYSLGRADLLRRAMGKKQKEVMDKEKAGFVQGAIGRGVDAAIAEGVFDLIAFFAGYGFNRSHSAAYGWITYQTAYLKHHYPHEFMAGLMSCDADNVDNIVKFIAEARSMGLTVERPCVNESVADFGVLVRPDGSKIIQFGMGAVKGVGLNAVDCIIESRQADGGFASIYEFCRRVDTQKANRRVIEQLIKAGAFDKVATKAGVDRARLTAALDQAIERGASDQRDRKSGQTSLFGLMTAAPAAASGSANEQETYPEVETWPPKQLLALEKEALGFYISGHPLDRFRNELAKWASATLAEIHEGKRSAGEQHVGGIVSQYREILTKKGDRMARFVLEDATGSMEVVVFPKTFERTRSVLVSDEPILCTGKLQNEGSAEQHDWKMFLENAQPIADLRLEKTKRLDIAIDVEAVSEQTILDLKAIFATNPGSCPLYLRVKIPRRSETVIALGDAWNVSPSDELLARLDALFGARVATFA
- a CDS encoding 3,4-dehydroadipyl-CoA semialdehyde dehydrogenase, which translates into the protein MKTLASFLCGSWQPGHGDATILVNPATEAPLAQVHAEGYDLAGAVAFARRDGAAALAALTFAQRGELLAAFAKAIADAREELITLAIANGGNTRGDAKFDIDGASGTLSYYADLAKMLGNTHFLPDYAPVQVGRTARLVGQHVYATKPGVAVLINAFNFPAWGLAEKAATALLAGMPIIGKPATATCLVTHRVVELAAPVLPAGVLQLLCGSARSLPDLLDGRDVLAFTGSSDTAATLRSHAAVTTRGLRLCAEADSVNAAVLAPDVEVGGETWGLFLADVARDMTQKTGQKCTAIRRVLVPHDRLREVCDALGERLAAVVVGDPAHEGVRMGPVATKTQQRDVLTGIARLAESTQPVFGEAGAVTPQHVPAGKGYFVGAVLRVAPRAADCAAMHANEVFGPVATVAGYDGEAHEAAALVGRGGGSLVTSMYSDDRAWVRGYVQHGAAHNGRLYMGSEKMAAQSPGPGTALPQLLHGGPGRAGGGQELGGLRGLTTYMQCVALQGDATVIKALLEGEGAV